A window of the Vicia villosa cultivar HV-30 ecotype Madison, WI unplaced genomic scaffold, Vvil1.0 ctg.000685F_1_1, whole genome shotgun sequence genome harbors these coding sequences:
- the LOC131630500 gene encoding bidirectional sugar transporter SWEET13-like — MSSQHSHLSFAFGVLGNISSFVCFLAPLPTFYRVCKKKSTEGFQSIPYVAALFSAALWLFYAYIKTGETLLITINAFGCVIETIYLAIYVTYCPKKVRMSTLRMIVLMNFVGFGTIVVLTHVLAKGEEGRVKLLGWICVVFATSVFAAPLSIIRVVIRTKSVEFLPFPLSLLLLISAVMWLLYGLSLRDIYVTLPNVVGLTFGIVQITLYLIYRKSTPVKDEKLPEHKGDVVISNEIETVVPATDDEKKIEVSVDIEIVNKKEEKKDEQHEEKKEEQVTEVKREVKNEKEKNDVSKSGCEV; from the exons ATGTCGTCCCAACACAGTCATCTATCTTTTGCCTTTGGAGTCCTAGGCAACATTTCATCTTTTGTGTGCTTTCTGGCACCACT accAACATTCTATAGAGTTTGTAAGAAGAAATCTACAGAAGGGTTTCAATCAATCCCCTATGTGGCTGCATTATTCAGTGCAGCGCTATGGCTTTTTTATGCTTACATCAAGACAGGAGAAACTCTTCTCATCACCATCAATGCATTTGGTTGTGTGATAGAAACTATTTACCTAGCCATTTATGTCACTTACTGTCCCAAGAAAGTTAGG ATGTCAACATTGAGGATGATTGTGTTAATGAATTTCGTCGGGTTCGGCACGATTGTCGTCTTAACTCATGTACTAGCAAAAGGAGAAGAAGGACGCGTAAAACTTCTCGGATGGATTTGTGTAGTTTTTGCTACTAGTGTTTTTGCAGCACCTTTGAGTATTATT AGAGTTGTTATTCGGACCAAAAGTGTAGAGTTTCTTCCTTTTCCTCTCTCGCTTCTTCTCCTGATAAGCGCGGTTATGTGGTTGTTGTATGGTCTTTCTCTCCGAGATATCTATGTTACT CTTCCGAACGTAGTGGGGTTAACATTTGGAATAGTTCAGATCACACTGTATCTTATATACAGAAAGAGTACGCCAGTAAAAGATGAGAAGCTTCCTGAACACAAAGGAGATGTTGTTATCAGCAATGAAATTGAAACCGTGGTTCCGGCTACAGATGATGAGAAGAAAATTGAAGTGAGTGTTGATATAGAGATTGTGAATaagaaggaagagaagaaagaTGAACAGCATGAAGAGAAGAAAGAGGAGCAAGTAACTGAGGTGAAGAGAGAGGTAAAGAATGAGAAAGAGAAGAATGATGTGAGCAAAAGTGGTTGTGAAGTTTAA